One region of Oryza sativa Japonica Group chromosome 5, ASM3414082v1 genomic DNA includes:
- the LOC4338290 gene encoding receptor-like protein kinase FERONIA, with the protein MASRRHVLIAALIMVGVLEFANADKYKPTESILVNCGSDKEGQDIDGRKWLSDKDSKWLIDGEKSSIMANADFQDPSLPSPVPYMTARVFTKETMYNFSVGEERHWVRLHFYPASYHDLPAENFFFSVSTSTGITLLKNFSVYITAKALSQAYIIREFTLPPSTTGSLSLIFTPTAMNNASYAFVNGIEIISMPNIFSQAAASVDIAGNEVSTTDSSLQTIYRLNVGGSYVAPTNDSGLSRDWYDDTPYIYGAAVGVTYQANDTVQIKYPKNDPDAEYAAPASVYLTSRSMGPDPKVNKNYKLTWVFEVDGNFTYIVRLHFCELLLSKPNQRVFDILINNKTAQSGADVIGWGGQFVPVYKDYATIMPGGAGDKVLWVQLMPNVGSGSEFFDSLLNGLEIFKMSDSSGNLAGPNPDPSKLLEEAESSAQGKFKSKPSNLKATVIGGAAGGAAAFGIVAAICIVVYQSKKRKVLNNSASHSSGWLPVYGGNSHTSTSKSSGGRSAALINPNITAMCRHFSFGEIKSATKNFDESLVIGVGGFGKVYRGVVDGDTKVAIKRSNPSSEQGVLEFQTEIEMLSKLRHKHLVSLIGCCEDEGEMILVYDYMAHGTLREHLYKGGKPALSWKQRLEITIGAARGLHYLHTGAKYTIIHRDVKTTNILVDEKWVAKVSDFGLSKTGPTAMNQTHVSTMVKGSFGYLDPEYFRRQQLTEKSDVYSFGVVLFEVLCARPALNPSLPREQVSLADHAMSCQRKGTLHDIIDPLLNGKIAPDCLKKFAETAEKCLADHGVDRPSMGDVLWNLEFALQMQETFENGGKTEGADSTSDSTTTSVADSMAANAAALSLISEDMDEEDIANSVVFSQLVRPTGR; encoded by the coding sequence ATGGCGTCCCGCCGGCATGTCCTGATTGCTGCACTTATTATGGTTGGGGTTCTCGAATTCGCCAACGCAGACAAATACAAGCCAACTGAGTCCATACTTGTGAACTGTGGTTCAGACAAGGAGGGCCAGGACATCGACGGCAGAAAATGGCTTTCTGATAAGGACAGTAAGTGGCTCATCGACGGCGAGAAGTCATCTATCATGGCAAATGCAGATTTCCAAGATCCCTCCCTCCCATCGCCGGTGCCGTATATGACGGCGCGGGTGTTCACCAAGGAGACCATGTACAACTTCTCCGTTGGGGAGGAGCGCCACTGGGTTAGGTTACACTTCTACCCTGCGTCCTACCACGATCTGCCCGCCGAGAACTTCTTCTTCTCGGTGTCTACATCCACCGGCATCACGCTGCTAAAGAATTTCAGCGTGTACATCACCGCCAAAGCGCTCAGCCAGGCGTACATCATCAGGGAGTTCACACTCCCACCATCAACAACTGGCTCCTTGTCGCTGATCTTCACACCCACGGCGATGAACAATGCGTCCTACGCCTTTGTCAATGGCATTGAGATCATCTCGATGCCCAACATCTTCAGCCAAGCAGCAGCGAGTGTTGATATCGCCGGCAACGAGGTGAGCACCACTGACAGCAGCCTGCAGACTATATACCGCCTCAACGTCGGTGGTTCATACGTGGCTCCGACAAATGATTCTGGGCTGTCACGTGACTGGTACGACGACACGCCATATATCTATGGTGCCGCAGTGGGTGTGACCTACCAGGCTAATGACACTGTCCAGATCAAGTACCCTAAAAATGACCCTGATGCAGAGTACGCTGCACCGGCAAGCGTATACCTCACCAGCCGATCAATGGGGCCTGACCCGAAGGTGAACAAGAACTACAAATTGACGTGGGTGTTCGAGGTGGATGGCAACTTCACCTACATCGTCAGGCTCCACTTTTGTGAGCTACTGCTCTCCAAGCCGAACCAGCGGGTGTTCGACATCCTGATCAATAACAAAACCGCCCAGTCCGGGGCCGATGTCATCGGGTGGGGAGGTCAATTTGTTCCAGTCTATAAGGACTACGCCACAATCATGCCTGGTGGTGCTGGTGACAAGGTCCTGTGGGTACAGCTGATGCCTAACGTTGGGAGTGGGTCAGAGTTCTTCGATTCTCTTCTCAATGGACTGGAGATCTTCAAGATGAGCGACTCTTCTGGCAACCTGGCCGGTCCGAATCCCGACCCTTCCAAGTTGCTTGAGGAAGCTGAGTCCTCAGCTCAAGGGAAGTTCAAGTCCAAGCCTAGCAACCTCAAGGCCACCGTGATCGGCGGTGCTGCAGGTGGCGCTGCCGCGTTTGGGATTGTTGCGGCCATCTGCATCGTGGTGTATCAATCAAAGAAGAGGAAGGTGCTAAATAACAGTGCATCCCACTCATCTGGATGGCTGCCAGTGTATGGTGGTAACTCGCACACAAGCACCAGCAAATCGTCTGGTGGCAGAAGCGCCGCCCTGATCAACCCAAACATCACGGCCATGTGCCGGCACTTCTCATTTGGAGAGATCAAGTCAGCAACGAAGAACTTTGATGAATCACTGGTGATTGGAGTTGGTGGGTTTGGGAAGGTGTATCGGGGTGTGGTTGACGGTGACACCAAGGTGGCTATCAAGCGGAGCAACCCGTCGTCGGAGCAGGGCGTGCTGGAGTTCCAGACTGAGATCGAGATGCTGTCCAAGCTGCGACACAAGCACCTTGTCTCGCTCATCGGCTGCTGCGAGGACGAGGGCGAGATGATCCTCGTGTATGACTACATGGCGCACGGCACGCTCCGTGAGCACCTGTACAAGGGTGGTAAGCCGGCTCTGTCATGGAAGCAACGGCTCGAGATCACAATTGGCGCCGCTCGTGGACTTCACTACCTTCACACCGGTGCCAAGTACACCATCATCCATCGTGACGTCAAGACGACCAATATCCTCGTCGACGAGAAGTGGGTCGCCAAGGTCTCTGATTTTGGCCTGTCCAAGACTGGCCCGACGGCCATGAACCAGACCCATGTCAGCACCATGGTCAAAGGAAGCTTCGGATACCTCGACCCAGAGTACTTCCGGCGGCAGCAGCTCACGGAGAAGTCCGACGTCTACTCGTTCGGTGTCGTGTTGTTCGAGGTTCTGTGTGCACGGCCTGCTTTGAACCCGAGCCTTCCACGGGAGCAGGTCAGCCTCGCCGACCACGCCATGAGCTGCCAGAGGAAAGGAACCCTTCATGACATCATCGACCCGTTGCTAAACGGCAAGATCGCACCTGACTGCCTGAAGAAGTTCGCCGAAACGGCAGAGAAGTGCCTGGCCGACCATGGCGTGGACCGCCCGTCCATGGGCGACGTCCTTTGGAACCTTGAGTTCGCGTTGCAGATGCAGGAGACATTTGAGAACGGCGGGAAGACGGAGGGAGCAGACAGCACGAGCGACAGCACCACCACTTCTGTGGCGGACAGCATGGCTGCCAACGCCGCAGCGCTGTCGCTGATCAGCGAGGATATGGACGAGGAGGACATCGCTAACAGCGTGGTGTTCTCGCAGCTCGTCCGCCCAACTGGCAGGtga